A region of Ignavibacteriota bacterium DNA encodes the following proteins:
- a CDS encoding Omp28-related outer membrane protein translates to MRTTTKSPPRRLILNLLIFSSIIIAFSSTELIAQYKRNIVFEIFSEVWCGPCASLTPMHKAWLKNHPDYIPVYYYSYFMVNNQKVINAQEDYNYRKNLYSVPFFPYARINAVNAPNEAYPGFPTDTNRINAIIDTMSKTTPVNVDINFVNNGHSGSVKIDITSNIELNNKVLFVYLIEKEHIYSSQQNGMTDFNYIMRKSLPKSSGEIFSIKAGEKLTYDYNYTLDTKINTDLYATVIVQDISTKYIYQSGSVFKSFATSVNNESSYSELQIYPNPAYDFITIFPINNGLNPYDKSTKVQIFDVLGIEVMSTEALLEMSSYRVEISRLPVGVYFIRLGDRFQKFMKTN, encoded by the coding sequence ATGAGAACTACTACTAAATCGCCACCTAGAAGACTAATTCTGAATCTTCTTATATTCTCATCCATAATAATAGCTTTCAGCAGTACCGAACTTATAGCTCAATATAAACGAAATATTGTCTTTGAGATATTTTCCGAAGTATGGTGTGGACCCTGTGCCTCTTTAACACCAATGCACAAAGCATGGCTGAAAAACCATCCAGATTATATACCTGTTTACTATTACTCATACTTTATGGTAAATAATCAAAAGGTTATAAACGCACAGGAAGATTATAATTATCGAAAAAACTTATATTCGGTACCATTCTTCCCATATGCAAGAATAAATGCAGTCAATGCGCCAAATGAAGCATATCCGGGCTTTCCTACAGATACGAACAGAATTAATGCTATAATTGACACGATGTCCAAAACAACACCCGTAAATGTAGATATTAATTTTGTCAATAATGGACATAGCGGCTCAGTAAAAATTGACATAACAAGCAATATCGAACTTAATAATAAAGTTCTCTTTGTTTATTTGATTGAGAAAGAACATATCTATTCATCACAGCAAAACGGTATGACTGACTTTAATTACATCATGCGAAAGTCACTTCCCAAAAGCAGTGGAGAAATATTTTCAATCAAAGCCGGTGAAAAATTGACTTATGATTATAATTACACGCTTGATACAAAAATTAATACTGATTTATATGCTACAGTTATTGTGCAGGATATATCAACAAAATATATTTATCAGTCCGGTAGTGTGTTTAAGTCTTTTGCAACATCAGTTAATAATGAATCTTCTTATTCCGAATTGCAAATTTACCCAAATCCGGCATATGATTTTATAACCATCTTTCCTATCAATAATGGACTTAATCCCTATGATAAAAGTACGAAAGTTCAGATATTTGATGTACTTGGAATAGAGGTAATGTCTACAGAGGCACTTCTTGAAATGTCCTCATACAGAGTTGAAATCTCTCGTCTACCCGTAGGAGTATATTTTATCCGTCTTGGTGATAGATTTCAGAAATTTATGAAAACAAATTGA